The sequence below is a genomic window from Neodiprion pinetum isolate iyNeoPine1 chromosome 7, iyNeoPine1.2, whole genome shotgun sequence.
attaattaaaagcttgaaaatgtgataaaaatgGACAATGacataaaatacaaaatttattttacgaaCCTCGGCTGCCGTTTTTCCGACgatttgcaataaaatataaaaaaaacagaacgttggaataaaataataataattgtgctGTTCCATTTCTTATCCTTAGTCAATATTTGAGTTAACTTATGTGAAGTTGGTAACCATGAATTATATCATAGATATGTAATTGAAACATTTGGTCATCGCCTCGCTTATATTCGAGATTAATATTATCATATTTTGACGTTTGTGATCACAAGAAACGTACAAATATCGTTGAATTCATTGcatgatcaaaaaaaaataaaaattatcatcatgTTGCTGCAAAAATTTGTGATCAATTCGCGAAATGTCAGAACAAGAAGTTTGAGACTTATCGGTAAGTTGCATTTACTCCACAAATCTACGAACttaatcaaaatattgaagaCTCAAGATTTCAGTAGTTGTGAGATAATTTTTCGTAGCACAAATTACGTCGAGTGTATCACATTAAATATTAGTATTAGTAGTTTTAAAACTCCGAACCCATATTGCGAAACTGTAGattacaaaattcaagttgCTTTCTAAGGatcgttaataatttttatattcccaATCGAAATAAACTATCCCTTTACTCAGTAACAAGAagtattttattacgttaGTTTTGATatgtctttattttttttttttttgctcaattCTTTCAAACTGTTATAACCAGACTTGCATCGCGCTATGCGCCTGATGCGCTTGTACAAGGCAACTCAACATACACGGCAGCATATTCGATAGGCTGAAACCTCTGGCACAGGCGTCCATCATACATATAGTGTGCATACCAATGGGTCCAATGCACCCATAGTGCACCTGCgctaattcaattaatttccgCTAATAGGATCAGCACTTGCTACTGCACCGGCTCCACTTGCATGTGCACCTGTTTCCATGCACCTGTAGAATAGTACGAATTCCGCGAATACGCCTAGCGGTAAAGACCCCAACtatttcattcattctttCGTTCGTCCGCACCCCAGacgaaaaattgatagtaGACAGCAGAAGGCAATGAATCGTGGTTAGGGTTGTAACAATAAAGAGCATGAGAACTGTCGGATGAGAATTTTTGTATTACCAAGAAAGAGGTTAGAATACGTTAGGCGATAAACACAATATAGAAATTTAtgcgagttttcaatttttttttggttaccCGACTTTTACCCTTAGAAGTAATAATATGAAcgataataagaaaaatatataatatcaaataaaaaCGGCTCGAACCCGaagacagagaaaaaaaataaaaaaacatcagttcctctccttctcttttaACTGAAAATTGATCGTTTCAAAACTACCATATTACAGATTCGTATCCCCTCGTCTTTCAGAGGTGTGCTACTGGTTTATCCTCAAGTCAGGAAGCTGGGGTAATAGACTCTAGTGATACCAATTGCTCGTCAGCGAATTCAGATCAGTCAATATTATCATCTGGTACAAGCGACATGACTCCAAAAAAAATGAGACTCGCCACCAAAGTTCAGAATCTCGTGAGAAATAGAAAACAGGTGACTGTCCGCATAAACTACTCAATTTTCTACAGTATTAATCGCATTGCGACAGGCTATACCTGCTTATGTATCTTCGCCGTTCAAATTTTGACCACAAAATGTgcgaattaaaatttttttagtcaaTATTTGCGCTCAAGTGTTACGTTGGAAAATAACAATGACATAAATACCTCAGATCTTGCTCTGACTTCACGATTTTGTAGCTTGAAGCAGAAAATGGCATAGCACTGGAGTCTGATGTACCCAAGGCTGCATCTAAGACGAGCACTACGATGGAAATAGCAAAGGGAAAGGCGAAGTTAAACTTGGGAAGCCTGCTGCCTAAAGGTAgtgaggaaaaagaaattgttaaCATAAAATCAGTCAATTATTCCTCGATGTTTACCACAATTTCGCTATAGGAACGGAGCCTGATAAACTAAAATCTAATAAACGTCTGCTGCGGGCAGTCGTGGATATGGAAATGATGAAAAGTGAACTGAAGCAGCGTCAAGATCCACCCACAACTCCGGAGGAACAGCTTTTGTCCGCCAACCGACTTggtttcgaatttttcgacGTCCCAAGTGAGACACTGGCGAAAAATCTTCTAGGTATTACATAATTACCTCAATAATTGTTACCAGGCAATAATTTAGCATGCTAATCCCCCCCTGTCGGGTAACTATTTGTCCGACGCAGGGAAGATTCTGGTGAGGCGACTGGAGAACGGCACCATTTTGAAGGGCAAAATAGTCGAGACCGAGGCGTATCTTGGTGGCGAAGACCGGGCGTCGCAGACCTACAGGAACAAAATCACCCCCCGTAACGTCCCCATGTACATGCCACCCGGAACGATTTACGTCTATCTGACGTACGGCATGTATCACTGCTTCAACATATCCTCCAAAGGTGAGTTGCTGCATCCTGCCACAGCACCAGGGGCCTCGGTTTTCATCAGAGCGCTGGAGCCAATTATTGGCCACAGCTACATGGAACTGTTGCGCAATACGCAGCTCAGCAAGGGATCCAAAGAGAAGGTCATGACGCAGAAGTTAAGAATTTTGAAGGCGCACCAGCTCTGCAACGGGCCCGCGAAACTCTGCACCGCGCTCGAGATCGACAAAGAAGCCTTCAATGAAAAAGACATCACAAAATGTTCCAGCCTGTGGGTCGAGAACGACGAGTTGAATAACGATACTTCCCTTACCGTCATATCCGCGCCTCGCATCGGTATCGAGTCTGCGGAGTCAGAGTGGGCCGCAAAGCCCCTTCGGTTTTACATATTCAATAACGCTAGCGTTAGCCAGAGAAATTTCGCGTGCGAAAACTGATTCTGATCATAAGCTGAGGAACGAATATAACGACCTTTTAGAGTTCTTGTAAATTCCAGTAGATGATCAGCGTGTAGTGAGTTTAAGCGCAATCCATTTCACCCTGTATCTGGTCTCGATCACGCGATTGACCGTATCCTCTTTCCAGGTGACGGAAGTGGCGTGCTAATCAGAGCGCTGGCGCCTATCGAGGGAATGGACCAGATGACAGAGTTTAGAAATTTGCCACTACCAGGTTCGAAGTCGAAGCAAGGCGTCGACAGACCAaaaaaatcggcgaagaacTTCAAAGTCCACGAGCTCAGCAATGGTCCGTCAAAATTTTGCATAGCGTTCGCGCTCAGTAGAGATCACACAAAGTATTCAGCATGCGAATGGCGAGGGCTGTGGATCGAGGATGGCGAAGAAAACGAAGGAGATGGCGTCATCGAAATAGTAAAGTGCCCGAGAATCGGTATCGACAGCGCTGGTCCCGAGTGGGCAATGAAACCTCTGAGATTTTACGTGCTTGGCGATCGGTCTGTTAgcaaaatagataaaaaaattgaagcagAACTCAGAATGTAGTTTCTAGTGGCaagattatttattctttttgtaCTACTCAGAATCGCCCACCATCTCCTTCGCGCGTGTCAATTATTCGGAATCCCGACACTGATTATAGGTGTAATACTATTATTATGTAATAATTTGCGGCCGATGGTAATTCCCGCACTCTGTTAAATCCCACGCCCGCATACGCCAAAACAGTATTACCTTTTTTTAAGGCAAATTTCCGTAAAATGCATATGTGTAAATGATAAACTAATATTTGTGATAAATGTCGtatgttttataaaaaaatattgtttttgcattcatttttAGGCTCTTGTCTTTACTTCCCTACTCGGATCTTTATTGCTGCTGTGAACAATCCTATACAAATAACAAGCCAGTGATCAGAAGCTTTGTTGTTTAAATACACTGACCTGCTCTTCACTTCGATTCCAATCTCGCTTCggagtatttaaaaaatcatttccgcTAGTTGTTGTAGAGAATCAAGAATACGACTCCTTTGATTATCCACATTGTCATTCAGTCCCACTCTTTCATCACTCTCTCGTAATCTTCCTCCTCGATGAACGGCTTGTCTATCgatctgtaaaaaaaagcaCAACTCAATACTGAGATTCCGACTATCCTGACATTCTTCAAAGAATTCGTTGCACCAGAATGGCATATCAAATTCAGATATCAAATTAAGCCAGCACTAACTCGATCATGAGCTCTCCGCAGTAGATGCACTCGGAAGCGATAAGATCGTCGATGTCAGCTTTGATCTGATCTTTGGTCGACAGGGAAACTGAGCCGATGGAATTTGTGTCCTCCGCTTTCCCAGAAACGGTGGTTAACTGACGCTGGAGATCGGCGAGCTTCGTTCTCTGCTCCATGGAGAGCATGGGAATGAGGGCGGCGACAAGACAATCGCTGTGGAATCTGTGGCCACAGGGAAATACATAAAACGACCTGAGCAGCAGCTGAACATCGCAAGTGTTGCAGGTGTCCTTGGCCGGGATGAAAATGCATCTGAAATTTAAGAAGCGGATTAGCAACTTGCTCTTCCAGATTTTTTCAGGTAGCAAAGAGACTCTGTCTTCGCTTTCGGGACAAAAATAGATGTACCTGTTTCTAAACGACTGTATATCTTTCCTGATCAGCTCCGCTGCCTTGGTCCCCTCTTCCATCTCCTCCTTGAGATCTTGGATGTGTTGATTATACTCCtaattatgattattaaaGGCGTGTTAATCTCGAACCGTTAGCTTTGATTGCTCTGATCAAGCATcgcgtttcttctttttttcctttttttaccTGTAAAGAGTTGCAGATGGCGTCTTTGAAATGATCGATGGTTACGAAATCCGAGAAAAACGGAAGAATGTCTTCGATTCTGACCAAATCGCACTGCTGCAGAAACTCCATTGCCTGTTTGATATCATCCCGCTCTCTCACCACATGCTCAGCTGCGAAAAACACTCGATCGTCACCTCGAAGGTGGGATTTATACTCTCTCGACCGAGTCGCACTCACCTATTTTTAGCCAAAGCTTCTTCCTTAGCTCGTCGTCGTTCTGCGAAGGCATAGAGGCGATCTGCTTGGCCAAATCGACGCTTATTGTCAACGCCAGGTCAACCGCTGCCGTCCAGAGCCCAAGCAGCGCCGATAGCTGGACACAAGCCTTGGTTAGTTTTACCTCCTGACAGAGCCGCAGTGCAAAATGAACGTCGTACGGAACCATGCCGATATCTTgaccttgtttttttttttttttttgaaaatggaacAAGTATAAGGTTAGTGATTTCTAATCATCCGTGACAAAGGATCGAATATCCACCTTGGGAACTGATGTATCGCAGCACCTCGTCTGGCTTGTAGCGTGTGTACAGAGACAGAAGGTAATTGTGTATCGCCTGCTCCTGGCATCCTTGTTTGTAGATGCAGAATTCCAGGTAGCGAATCACTTCCTGGGCCTGAAACGTGCCGATTAAGTTGTTTCGCACCCTTTGTTAGTCCTTTACGGTTTTCTATTCTTACGTGTTTCTCGTCGTTGTTGCAGGAGACCAGAGCAGGCAGAAGCTTGGACGGCTTGAGCATCGAGCCTTGAGAGATGAGCGCGAGTGCAGTGGGTTTCGGAAGCTCCTGCAAGAGCGTGCCTGCGAATTGATAGAACACTTCTCTGTTCCCCTGACTTTTCAGAACGTTCAGAGCCTCCATGTAGTTGTTTTTGTACAGATGCTGGCGTATTACTTCCTCGTAGTTGCGGTGCATTATCGTCAGGCGAATCAAGTTCTCCTTGTCTCCGTGGCTCGCCATCAAGTCGTATATCGAGCTTTTGTGCATTCGGATGCACTCCTGTGGAAAACGAATACGATAACAAAAAATCgctcgaaaattattatcactcGTATAATCTCACCTCAACTTTCGGTATTGCCAAAAAGCtatcaaactgtttctgcAGTTCTTGATATCGCGGATTATGGAGATGCGAAGTGTGGTCGCCTCTCAGAGCACCCATTTGGTTCATGAATAGTTCCACAACCCAGATGACTATCATTGTCACCTGAGTTTTATCCTGCGGTTTGAGTCCCTCTAATTTCTGCAAAAATCGATAATGAGCCCAGAATTTCTCACCAAGCTGTCCAATGATCCTAGAAAAGCCTTGCCTTTTTCAGAAACGTTTTCAATGCCTCGATTTGCCACTCctgcaaaaatttcaatgacaCCTCCTCGAACGACGAGTGCGTGTCGGCGTAAATGATCGCACTCTGATCGTATCTGAAATCGAGATCAGATTAGCAATCTTTAATGGAGGGCGTGATGAGTTGCTTCGAATTATATACGTACTCCTTGTTTCCAAATAACATTTCCGCCTGTTTTACGAGCACGTGATCGATGTGCGCCGGGTTATCCTTACAGTATTTCTTGGCCAGATCGAATTCACCCTTGTCGACGTAAATCTGTGG
It includes:
- the dor gene encoding vacuolar protein sorting-associated protein 18 homolog isoform X2; this encodes MTSIFDQYEQDSQRSKHPVAPSIRPDISTTGFIHMKLRDDGPIFTKQKVNFLPSDDITHLAVSSNLIVIAMANNVLLRIDMKHPDKPEDIDISKYSANMKLSGLFLDPLGYHLLLAMVPSKGETPPAELFYLHRKTTKLKQAGKFRGHEITAVGWNFANTSETTSGPILLGTSKGLIFETEIALDGDKIFNTSLEQYWRQVFDIGEESKPPITGLEFHRLGNSDRYVVVVTTLIRIYQYIGSVTTLDEKPLLQQIFNRYLNAKERFNQLDSTLPYSKMQFYYSEPKQLPKSFGWLTETGIVYAQIDPNVDPKNVLVNKKVITCPETSLIGGNISHSSERPLSFVLTEFHTLLLYSDRVKGLCLLNQELIFEDIYNDAFGKLVNITKDPMTGSIWAFSERAVFKYKVTKEDRNVWQIYVDKGEFDLAKKYCKDNPAHIDHVLVKQAEMLFGNKEYDQSAIIYADTHSSFEEVSLKFLQEWQIEALKTFLKKKLEGLKPQDKTQVTMIVIWVVELFMNQMGALRGDHTSHLHNPRYQELQKQFDSFLAIPKVEECIRMHKSSIYDLMASHGDKENLIRLTIMHRNYEEVIRQHLYKNNYMEALNVLKSQGNREVFYQFAGTLLQELPKPTALALISQGSMLKPSKLLPALVSCNNDEKHAQEVIRYLEFCIYKQGCQEQAIHNYLLSLYTRYKPDEVLRYISSQGQDIGMVPYDVHFALRLCQEVKLTKACVQLSALLGLWTAAVDLALTISVDLAKQIASMPSQNDDELRKKLWLKIAEHVVRERDDIKQAMEFLQQCDLVRIEDILPFFSDFVTIDHFKDAICNSLQEYNQHIQDLKEEMEEGTKAAELIRKDIQSFRNRCIFIPAKDTCNTCDVQLLLRSFYVFPCGHRFHSDCLVAALIPMLSMEQRTKLADLQRQLTTVSGKAEDTNSIGSVSLSTKDQIKADIDDLIASECIYCGELMIESIDKPFIEEEDYERVMKEWD
- the dor gene encoding vacuolar protein sorting-associated protein 18 homolog isoform X1, producing MTSIFDQYEQDSQRSKHPVAPSIRPDISTTGFIHMKLRDDGPIFTKQKVNFLPSDDITHLAVSSNLIVIAMANNVLLRIDMKHPDKPEDIDISKYSANMKLSGLFLDPLGYHLLLAMVPSKGETPPAELFYLHRKTTKLKQAGKFRGHEITAVGWNFANTSETTSGPILLGTSKGLIFETEIALDGDKIFNTSLEQYWRQLPNYLPLYGSKEVDGLVFDIGEESKPPITGLEFHRLGNSDRYVVVVTTLIRIYQYIGSVTTLDEKPLLQQIFNRYLNAKERFNQLDSTLPYSKMQFYYSEPKQLPKSFGWLTETGIVYAQIDPNVDPKNVLVNKKVITCPETSLIGGNISHSSERPLSFVLTEFHTLLLYSDRVKGLCLLNQELIFEDIYNDAFGKLVNITKDPMTGSIWAFSERAVFKYKVTKEDRNVWQIYVDKGEFDLAKKYCKDNPAHIDHVLVKQAEMLFGNKEYDQSAIIYADTHSSFEEVSLKFLQEWQIEALKTFLKKKLEGLKPQDKTQVTMIVIWVVELFMNQMGALRGDHTSHLHNPRYQELQKQFDSFLAIPKVEECIRMHKSSIYDLMASHGDKENLIRLTIMHRNYEEVIRQHLYKNNYMEALNVLKSQGNREVFYQFAGTLLQELPKPTALALISQGSMLKPSKLLPALVSCNNDEKHAQEVIRYLEFCIYKQGCQEQAIHNYLLSLYTRYKPDEVLRYISSQGQDIGMVPYDVHFALRLCQEVKLTKACVQLSALLGLWTAAVDLALTISVDLAKQIASMPSQNDDELRKKLWLKIAEHVVRERDDIKQAMEFLQQCDLVRIEDILPFFSDFVTIDHFKDAICNSLQEYNQHIQDLKEEMEEGTKAAELIRKDIQSFRNRCIFIPAKDTCNTCDVQLLLRSFYVFPCGHRFHSDCLVAALIPMLSMEQRTKLADLQRQLTTVSGKAEDTNSIGSVSLSTKDQIKADIDDLIASECIYCGELMIESIDKPFIEEEDYERVMKEWD
- the LOC124223001 gene encoding putative 3-methyladenine DNA glycosylase codes for the protein MTPKKMRLATKVQNLVRNRKQLEAENGIALESDVPKAASKTSTTMEIAKGKAKLNLGSLLPKGTEPDKLKSNKRLLRAVVDMEMMKSELKQRQDPPTTPEEQLLSANRLGFEFFDVPSETLAKNLLGKILVRRLENGTILKGKIVETEAYLGGEDRASQTYRNKITPRNVPMYMPPGTIYVYLTYGMYHCFNISSKGDGSGVLIRALAPIEGMDQMTEFRNLPLPGSKSKQGVDRPKKSAKNFKVHELSNGPSKFCIAFALSRDHTKYSACEWRGLWIEDGEENEGDGVIEIVKCPRIGIDSAGPEWAMKPLRFYVLGDRSVSKIDKKIEAELRM